The following coding sequences lie in one Zingiber officinale cultivar Zhangliang chromosome 2B, Zo_v1.1, whole genome shotgun sequence genomic window:
- the LOC122045949 gene encoding sterol 3-beta-glucosyltransferase UGT80A2-like, which produces MAENGTSVEESKGNGKSVRFTASPVVDRGLPRSNTMPGGRTECAESSEAHLGKENLKRSRTEKHIQSSIEDPTVKLFSDKVPNKEKIRMLNRIATVKDDGTVVVDVPSNLEIAPSELGSEDGNGEAADDEPFDSMDSQYRPPMQIVILIVGTRGDVQPFVAIGKCLQDYGHRVRLATHANFKEFVLSAGLEFYPLGGDPKILAEYMVKNKGFLPSAPSEIPIQRKQMREIIFSLLPACKEPDVDTSIPFKADAIIANPPAYGHTHVAEALKVPIHIFFTMPWTPTSEFQHPLSRVKQPAGYRLSYQIVDSMIWLGIRDMINEFRKKKLKLRPVTYLSGAQASTSDIPHGYIWSPHLVPKPKDWGSKIDVVGFCFLDLASNYEPPKELVEWLEAGEKPIYIGFGSLPVQEPQKMTEIIVEALRITGQRGIINKGWGGLGNLAEPKDYVYLLDNVPHDWLFLQCKAVVHHGGAGTTAAGLKAACPTTIVPFFGDQPFWGDRVHARGLGPQPIPVDQFSLQKLVDSIKFMMDPKVKDNAVELAKAMETEDGVSGAVRAFLKHLPIKKSTQAAAQPSGIIGFLLGFLRCFSCS; this is translated from the exons ATGGCGGAGAATGGAACCAGCGTGGAGGAGAGCAAGGGGAACGGGAAAAGCGTCAGATTCACCGCCTCCCCCGTTG TTGATAGAGGACTTCCTAGGTCAAATACTATGCCTGGTGGAAGAACAGAGTGTGCAGAAAGTTCAGAAGCACATTTAGGGAAAGAAAACCTAAAAAGGTCAAGAACTGAGAAACATATACAGAGTTCCATTGAAGACCCAACAGTTAAATTGTTCAGTGATAAAGTTCCTAataaagaaaag ATCAGGATGCTAAATCGAATAGCTACTGTGAAAGATGATGGGACTGTTGTTGTTGATGTTCCTAGCAATCTTGAAATTGCACCGTCGGAATTGGGGTCGGAGGATGGAAATGGTGAAGCAGCTGATGATGAGCCATTTGATTCAATGGATTCCCAATACCGACCTCCTATGCAGATAGTCATCCTTATTGTTGGTACGCGAGGTGATGTTCAGCCGTTTGTTGCTATTGGAAAATGCTTGCAG GATTATGGACATCGTGTTAGACTGGCAACTCATGCAAATTTCAAGGAGTTTGTATTATCTGCTGGTCTGGAATTTTATCCTCTAGGTGGAGACCCAAAAATTCTTGCTGAAT ATATGGTGAAGaataaaggtttcttaccttctgctcCTTCGGAAATACCTATCCAGCGTAAACAGATGAGGGAAATTATTTTTTCCTTGCTCCCAGCGTGCAAGGAGCCAGATGTTGACACCAGCATCCCTTTCAAAGCAGATGCTATAATTGCAAATCCACCTGCTTATG GACATACTCATGTGGCTGAGGCATTGAAAGTACCAATTCACATATTTTTCACAATGCCATGGAC ACCCACAAGTGAGTTTCAACATCCTCTTTCCCGTGTCAAACAACCTGCTGGATATAGG CTATCATATCAAATCGTGGATTCTATGATTTGGCTTGGAATACGGGATATGATAAATGAATTCAGGAAAAAAAAGTTGAAACTGCGACCTGTCACTTACTTAAGTGGTGCACAAGCTTCTACTTCTGACATACCTCATGGGTATATCTGGAGCCCCCATCTTGTTCCAAAACCAAAAG ATTGGGGCTCAAAAATTGACGTGGTTGGATTTTGCTTCCTTGACCTTGCATCCAATTATGAACCCCCTAAAGAGCTCGTGGAATGGCTTGAAGCGGGTGAAAAACCTATTTACATTGGGTTTGGTAGCCTT CCTGTTCAAGAACCTCAAAAAATGACTGAGATAATTGTGGAAGCGTTGAGAATAACTGGACAACGAGGCATCATTAACAAGGGATGGGGTGGACTTGGGAACT tgGCAGAACCAAAGGACTACGTTTATCTACTGGATAATGTTCCTCATGATTGGTTGTTCCTGCAGTGCAAGGCAGTG GTACATCATGGTGGGGCTGGAACAACAGCGGCTGGGCTTAAGGCTGCT TGCCCAACTACTATTGTGCCTTTCTTTGGTGATCAACCTTTCTGGGGTGATCGAGTGCATGCTAGAGGACTTGGGCCACAACCCATCCCCGTCGATCAATTTTCACTGCAAAAGTTGGTTGATTCTATCAAGTTCATGATGGACCCAAAG GTGAAGGATAATGCTGTGGAATTGGCCAAGGCGATGGAAACTGAAGACGGTGTTTCAGGAGCCGTGAGGGCATTCTTGAAACATCTTCCCATTAAGAAATCGACTCAGGCTGCAGCGCAACCATCTGGCATAATTGGCTTTTTGCTTGGCTTTCTTAGATGCTTTAGCTGTTCCTGA